The DNA window ACTCCAAGATATGAAAAATCACATCTCATATCCAATCACTGCAGCAATGTCTAATAATCCTAGTACCAGTTACTGTATCAACGGTCTTTCACCTAACTGAAGATCACACTTCAAATaaatgataagtgccaaaatgtagttattttgagtatatatttgtggcactgaCATTCTGAACATAATTTTAAAACTGAGATTATGCAGAAAATAAATAAGCAGAAAcaaaataacacacataattgtttatccAGTTTGGTACAACATCATCTACTCTGGGAGCTACCGAGCCAAGAAGGAAGTCCAttatagtattagttcaaagcttaAACAAGTCCCATACTTACAACTTTCCATCCTAATCATTACCTTGTACAACCTCTACCCAAGAAACTCCAAGATATGAAAAATCACATCTCATATCCTATCACTGCAGCAATGTCTAATAATCCTAGTACCAGTTACTGTATCAACGGTCTTTCACCTAACTGAAGATCACACTTCAAATaaatgataagtgccaaaatgtagttattttgagtatatatttgtggcacttatcgattctattcttttggtttttgtaataaaatcccaactttcATGTAAATATTCACATAATTGAGTTTTCATTCATTTTATGTAcggtttgatagtttttcctttattttataggtatttatgcatatcggagcctcgagCAATAAAGTGTtgaaggcacggcttcgatttcgcaattttagAGCAATAAAATGGAAATTCTACATAAGCTCGCTAAGCGGACTCCAATCGCGCTTCCATGAACTAAAAACAGAGATGGATAGTTTTCCTGAGCTCGCTAACCGAGATTGTCTTTACTGTATTAGATATTTTGTGTAATAAGTGCAGCTCGCTTAGCGAGCATGCGTgcaattttctttatatttattcatttgaGACATTTCTAGGTTTGGGTTTGGGGATTTTTTTGGTCCCAAATTCATCACcttcattcttagattaggattagcttagaaaacaacactgggtctTGCACTTGGATGATCAGAGGTGAATTTCTCATCAATCgaagctgacaacccgcgagatatttggtttatctcttctcttctttgtgtatttcttttgtgttgggtttgtttgtatatttactcgaatcttatgtatatttatcgttcatggcgttgtataaaacttgctttacgaatcgtTATTGTTAtattccttaatctttttgcattcatgTTTGAGATTTGTGTTGCTTTGGAGATAAACTTCACAGATTCTGATTAGGGATAGATTTCTGttagtttctaaactctagagatagatttagagctgacaatcacttgtgtgttgaagcttaatgctttcgtgcTTGAgcagcgcgcgagagatcgccaatgcgagaatacggatgttctcgcagatttgcgttagagataacctccaTTGTGAGTTGTCTCCAAGGTGCTCTAAAGATGGACGTTGATGTGAGAGACACGTGATGGTAATGACGAGTATAGTAGGTGGATTGCAACTGATCGATATGTTTAAGTTTGGGACGAGTGAGTATATttgcatgcctgataagttatttctcttctaagaatgtgtttattattTCTTATTACCTCTCGAAAttgtagaaactattgaatggcattccaccatctctgtggacacgataattcccggataaatatttccaaatattttgTTGCTTGCCGTTATGCCTGCATCAACACAATGGCGCCCTTGCCGGAGATGGTTGTTAGAATTGCATCCTAATAGTTCCTGtgattttgagctttgtatatatcgtatatattgtatagtttcatttgtatatatatatatatatatatatatatatatatatatatatatatattactcttacatgtttacttgtttatgttcaccatataggtttacttgtatatgtttacatataagtatacttttgttggtgaatgttggtgaaacatgttgatatcAGATTAGCTCTTTtaattacaaatcttcacttttcaatttgtgcATCCAACATTCACCATCTTTTGCTTTTTGTATgaaaataattgtatttgttcatacttgtataGTTGTGTTTTCTTTTACGTTCGTGCaagtgttgtatatatttgtacccgtaacgtttgttgagtgttttggttaggacactttctttaggtttacgcggtgagacgtcaccatggcatgatgagaggaagctactttccaaacactaaaacaataaaggcgtcaagctaacgacgtaaaccaagcgcttgttgggaggcaccctaacgattgtaaatgttgtttatatttccgtttatgaggtatttaggtgaagtggagagtGGCTGGAACATCTGTTGCTGTTCTGGTTTTTCTGATTTTTATTGTCATCGCTTAGCGAGCACAGAAAAACTCAGTTTTCTTGCTTTGTGCCAGTGggattcctattccacttggttcacttcTTTTTCTCACTCTCACAaaggctaattagtagtatataatagttttattttttaattttttattggttgtttggacTCACATTTTGTCCGGTaatcgaagatttttgaggtgattttccaaagcttgagtgtttcaacttgcggatgtatggtaggatattgtttttaaagttgtatcattcaagggactcatttatcgctttctatagcataacatattTAGGAAAAATTTTCATTGGTACAATTACCATGCATTTAtatttttgcattacttgcttgttgattaaatcactttagttcccaaaccataaatgcgaggaagctttccattgttcatatatgctggaggccacaatattttttttaactggattttattatgcttaatcttttctttatgttgattttatgaaagcatgaaaaggatcaagacattttgtttcattttgagcacaaccaccttagccaaatagtcaattcaccttgtgagtgtgtgattatttgttaacccctttgagctttttgtcaacatccatgttATTTCTTGAACTTCTATGCTTGTATTTAGTTCACTTATTTTTATATGGATGTTGATTccttttttcttgaaccctcaactttgtgttgttgtatgaatttttaccttgccttagaaagtagggagtattcatattatgatgtgattgaattcaagttggggagaaaatagttgctacttatttggttgttgctatgaggttgaaaagaaagaaaaaagaaaagaaaaaaatgtgaaaaagaaagaaaagaaaaagaaagaaagaaaacaaaaagttttgaaaaactaaaagaaaagagatcgaataattgtgctaataagtattgtgattggtttgagaaccTTGAAATAAGAAAGAAGTTTGATCggaattgtattgtttgaacCTGTGTGAATTTATCACtctcttaggtttaggcaagtttttgtttcgattagcctaaggacttatcccttgtttgttaaccaagccacattacaacttTGAAAaacccttgtgattcttgcttttatatcttcaatgtgatttttgaatgaatgcataatttagtcttttgtttgcaagattgttggatgagtgttaaaagtccttcacctttgtgtgttcttcatccattgatgaatttttgctaggtgtgattcatgacataacatgtattgttttagaatgtttagcatgatttttgtacttaggattcgtttcatttacatgttgtcgttgtaggatagtggtaagtattactttttttatacgtttttgtgttgagccatacaattgtttttggtttttctaaacttgttgattcacaattattTAGTTTATCACTTTCGATTCTtcgatttatttgacattgtttgaggacaaacaaagtttcaagtaggggagagtttgataagtgccaaaatgtcgttattttgagtatatatttgtggcacttatcgattatattcctttggtttttgtaataaaatctcaACTTTTATGTAAATATTCACATAATTGAGTTTTCATTCattttatgtaccgtttgatagttttcatttgttttataggtatttatgcataccggagcctcgaggaataaagtgtcgaaggcacaacTTCGATTACGCAGTTTTGGAGCAATAAAATGGAAATTCTGCAGAAGCTCGCTAAGCGGACTCCAAGCGCGCTTCCATGAACTAAAAATAGAGATGTAGAGTTTTCCTGAGCTCGCTAAGCAAGGCTagctcgctaagcgagattgTCTTTACTGTACTAGATAGTTTGTGTAATAAGTGCATCTTACTGAGCAAGCTGAGCTCGCTTAGCGAGCCTGCGTAaacttttctttatatttcttcatttgagaCATTTCTAGGTTATGGGTTTCAGGATTTTTTGATCCCAAATTCATCACcttcattcttagattaggattagcttagaaaacaacactggatCATGCACTTGGATAATCataggtggatttctcatcaatcggaACTGACAACCcacgagatgtttggtttatctcttctcttcaatatgtatttcttttgtgttcgGTTTGTTTGTATATGTACTCGAATATTATGTTTATTTATCGCTCATGGCGTTGGATAAAACTCGCTTTACAAATCGTTATTGTTATCTTCCTTAATCTTTTCGCATTCATGTTTGGGATATGTGTTGCTTTAGAGAAAAACTTCACAGATTCTGATTAGGGATAGATTTCTGttagtttctaaactctagagataaatttaaagctgacaatcacttgtgtgttgaagcttaatgctttcgtatttgagcggcgcgcgagagatcgccgacgcgagaatacagatgttctcgcaattttgcgttagagataacatCAGTTGTAAGTTGTCTCataggtgctccagagatggacgctggTGTGAGAGACACGTGATGGAAATGACGAGTATCATAGGTTAAGTGCAACtgatcgataagtttaagtttgggacGAGTGAGTATAGttgcatgcctgataagttatttatcttctaagaatgtgtttattttttCTTGTATATATCTTTTTACCTTTTGATCATTCAAGCCCAAGCTCAAaatcgtagaaactgttgaatggcattccaccatctctgtggacacgataattcccggataaatatttccaaatcttttgttgcttgccgctatgcctgCATCAACAATAAACAAGTCATAAACTAGTACAAGGGAAGACTACACTTCTACTAAAATATACTTagtcttgcttcacaacttcaactaagaacaaaacttgatcttgcttaaaagctttgatcaagaacaacacCCAACTTTATACTTATAAGCTTAAAGAGTGAGAACAAaaactcaactcattacctaaaggctttTGAGTGAGAACAACAATGTCtaccaaaagtatcaaaaaaTAAAAGGGTGACGTACACCTCAAGTTACATAAAAGACTCTCAAAACCCTTaaaccctaaatcctaatttacaaactatgaaaagataaAAACAGATGCAAAATACTAGGTCTAGggatgtctctctctctctctctctctctctctatatatatatacatatatatatatatttcagaaGTCTTTGAGCTTCGAATTCTTTATCCATAAATGCTTGATACACACACTTGCAGCTGTACCAATCTTGTAATAAACTCTCCTTAAATCTTGTAACAAatcttcaaatcttcaatcttcaaagtatAAATATTAATTCTGTTGGAGATTTGATTTCCTTGTTCCAGATAAAATTATCTTGACCTGCGAGTTATACTGAGATATATCTGGAATAAATCTCATAGGATCCTACTAAATATGTCAAGATTTAAAACAACGCTGCACTGATGTTCTGGGTCATGATGTTATGACATTTTTTGTTTAAAAGAAGCCCAAACTCTGTTGTACCAAAATAGTTATGCTTGAAGTGTTCCAATTCTATTGTATTAGTTAAGATGTTATGACATTTTGTCTAACATCTTCACCAGAggcatgttttagcaaaattaatgCCATCCAACCTCAAAGCTTATGGAGCTAACAATTATTAATATCCAAATGTCTCTTTCGTGGGGAGAGGTGACGATGTCAAAGAAAGTTTTTGGGAGAGTTAGGATATTATTTGCTCTCCTAAGGAAAAAGGCGTTCTTAGGGCGAAACATTATGGATTGTTCAATCTTGCTTTGTTAAGCAAGTGGAAATGACGAATTCTACAAGATGATTCTTCTTTGTGGTTTGATTTAATCTCTTGTAGGTATGGTGAGGTTAAGGGTGCTTTTCTAGGAGGCTCGAGCTCGACAAAGAAAGTGTCCTTGTGGTGGAGGGATTTATGTGCTATTGAGATCTCCTTAGATAGTGCATCCTATTCAAATTGGCTCTCTTCTTCAATCTCAGGTAAGCTTGTAAATGATAATAGTTTCTTGGAGTCACTAATGGTGCAGATCTTCCTCTTTTGATGTCCCTTTTCCCTCCTTATTTCGGTTATGCAATTCAGATTTTTAAAAAGTAATTGATGCGGGGTCTTGGTTCAGTGATTCTTGGGTGTGGAATATTGGTCTTGATGGGATGTCCTTGAGTGGTGAGGATGCCTTGCTTTTAGACGAGTTGCTTGCGATTTTGCAAAGGGTGAAGCCTAAGCCTTTTGAAGAATATCATTTTGTTTGGTGGAGTCATAAAGATGGTTTTTTGATTAAAGATTGCTGTAAGAGGATTTGTGATTCTTATTCTTTGGATCATATCTTGGATTCTCTTAAAGATAATTTGTGGAAGACAAAAGTCCCTAGTAAATTCCTCTTTTTTGGTTGGAGATTAATTTTTAACAAGTTTCCTACAAGGATGGAATTGTTTAAGCGGGGAATTATTGAAGGTGCTCACAATGTTGTTTGTCCGTTGTGCTTTTTAAAAGAGGAGGATGTGGAACACTTGTGTCGTTCTTGTTTTTATTCTAGTACCATTTGCAAAATAATTGTCTGTGGATTGGCGTCGATGCTTTTCCTAATGGAAGTATTTTATTGGTTATACTTCTTAacttaatttctttctcttcttggtGATTTTTTGGTCTTACTTTTTGTTGGTTCATTTGATCTTGTAGGAATTCTATCATTTTCAAAGGGAGAAACATCTCTTGGGTCGATTGGTGTAACAATCCCGAAATTTGCAGGATCTGAAGATCTAGGTGAGAGCAAGCCTGTGAGATTGATGATTGGCAACAAATCAGCTATAAGCCTTGCCAAGAATCCATTGTTGCATGAAAGGAGCAAGCACATTGACACGAAGTTCTATTTTCTACGCAATCAAGCTCAGAACGAAGTGTTAGAAGTTGTTCACTGTAACATTCAGAAGTAACTTGCAGATGTTCTGACTAAAACTCTTAAGAATGAACACTTTATCCACTTGAAGAATGAAATAGGTGTTGTTGATTTTAGTCTTGAATGTGGATTAAGGGATGATGTTTAAGTGTAATATTAATCCAAATTCAATACAATTCAGTTAGCATTTCTTTTAAGTTtgcatttaaatttaatttgagatgcattttttgaatttcagttGTGATATATAAACAGAGTCAGTTCACTTAGAGAAGTGTAATAGAGAGAGTGTAATTGAATTTCCCTCTTCTTTAAAAGTTAGTTCCAAAtctattttctctcttttcttcatcttcatctttaacCTCTTTAACCTTGTGCACCAACATCAAAAACctcaaagaagaaaaatgttactaGTATACAACTTTTAAAACAATGTTTATTGATGTGTGTTTTCATGTTAATACTCTTTTTGAGTGTAAAATAGAAACGTAAATTATGAGATTAAAAGAAATTATTTGTCACTCATTAGCTTAACCTTAACAATTTATTCACGTATTCATATGTCTAGTGCACATATTGACTAATAATAGTTAAAGAAgagataaatatttttatattcctCGCGATAATTTGTAATTATCTCATCATCTCATGCGCATCtaagtattaaaaatatatataaggcGAATTATTTGGCATCTATAATAAgctaaaattaattcaaaaattttattttattaaaagttaTCAACTATAAATAAGTTATTAAGCTGGTGtgagtcaaaaaaatcatactgCATAGTATAAGTACTTTGCTTGGGATATAGAATTAAAAAATGGAAATCATTGTTCTGAGAAAGTATCTACAAATTCAATGGAGTTGATGTAAAAAATAACCAATTCTTGTCAATTATATGCATGTCTTACATACATATTAGTAAAAAAGAAATCACCAAGATAATACCAATATAAAATTTGTAAAGTATCCAAAaagttttatatacaaaaaaatagaAGTGTCATTATCAGATCAAACTGCAACTTCAGTTGGTTTTGGAACATGATCATCACCAACATCAATTTTCTTTCCACCCTTGCACCAGAAATAAGCATATAGCAGAAGCTGAACAAGTCCGGAAATTACTCCAATACCATTGCTGATCTGCAATAATTAAAACAAAGACATATTAATTAACGATGAATATGTTAATTAAAATCATTCATCTAATTGAACTATAATTGTTTACTCACATAAATCATATAGAAATAACTATTCAATTAATTACCAGAACATAAATGTCGAGAGGGTGAATGAGAGCATATGATGTCCAACACAATCCATTAAGAAAGTTAGCCAAAGAGAGCCAGAATGGCATGTATTCAACACTCTTAGTTTTGATAACCTTTGCCTGTTCATAACAAAACGTTAAGATGAGTTTGATTTGAAATCTATACTTTGCATATGagagtttaatttatatataaagtgACAATTGGATAGAAGTTACTTACCATGACAGTAAGAGGAGAGACATACATCATTATGTTGAAGATATCACAAATAATACCAACCACCAAAGATCGATTTGTAGTGCCATGTAGTGCCAGCATTGTTATAAGAACAATGACAGCAAAGAAAATAGCCTCAATGAGAAGGTAAAGAAGCAATTTCTTCTGaaattagagaaaaaaaataagtgagtatcataatatgaatgattatgTTTACAAGAATTCTATCAACTCTTAAACATTCAATTAAGCAATTGGATTTTGGTTGAGACTTCATATTGATTAGGTAATTGAAAAAGTTAtctcaaattaaattaatattaacagttatattataaataataaattttattattcgcCAACAAATTTTATAATGCAATCAATGGCATAATATACGTACCCTTCCTTTGTTGTTGGCATAGGCATAAAATATGGTGAGATAGACGAACTCGAAAACAAGTCCAACACCATTGATGGTAACAACCAAAAGACTATTTGGGTGAACAAAAGGTAATCCATAGAACACCCAAAAGGCACAATTTAACACAGTTGCTATATATGGATCAGGCTTGAACTCCTCCACATCTTTCTTCTTTATAATTTTATAGAAAGTTGGACTGCAATTAATTGCAATAGTTAATATCAATAAATAATCAACACATTATAACTTTAACGTTAAATTTTCTTAagccaaaatataaataaataaaatatgatctAAATGTTGGGACACAAATTgaaaagaataatttatttttaagtaaTATACACTATTTTACCActttcataaataaaaaaatgccGACGCACAAAAAAAtttatgaagtgaaaataattttataattactgTAGAATGATTTATTAAAAGAAACCTACAAATTTTTTTTGCATGATCATAGTTTAAACAGTGTAATCAAGAACAGTATCACTATACACTGCACAACACAAAATCGATCACGATTCACGCATAATCTAGAACAGAGTAAACAGAGAAAGTGAATTTACGCTGGCGAGAAGAACAATCCGAAGGAGATAACATTCcctgcattcaacaaaatcaaACACTCATCAGAATCGATTATTAGaaaagttaatattattattctttCTTCATGCATGAATCAATTTTAGCAGAAAAAGCTGAAACTAACTGCAACTGAAATCGATCGAATTAAATGCTAATCAAATACACTCGAATCAATGCAATACAACGCAAATCTAAAACCTAGCAGAAAAATCAAACTCAATTCAATTCAAGTATATGAAGTAGTAACTAACAAACCTGTAATTTCCAAATCAGAACATTAATTAAActtaattgaaaaattaattttcatgCATGATGAATCGATCAACAGAAAAAGTTAACTATTCTTCATGCATGATGAATTAATCAGAAGAATAATACATCAATCAACTGAAACTGAACTAAAAAATTTCTGAAACTGAAATCAAACACTAAAATTACATCAATCAACGATTCAACACAATGCATTACAAACGAAAGCTCGATTGAACAGAAAAGTCAAATTCAGAAAAAGAAGAAGTGATTAACGAACCTATGATTCCAACAATGTTACGAGCTATTGAAGCGCTCACCATTTTTCTGCACAAATAGTGAAAAACAGAAAACACACTgaaagagaaaagagagagaaagagaatgagaacgagaagaagaagaacgaaAAGCGTGACGCTTATATAgagttcttttcttttttatttctatttttaattttaattttaatgttaaaattaaatgataagtttgttttaaaattatcGTGATTATCTATATTCTGTTCagctttattttagggtttaagtaac is part of the Vicia villosa cultivar HV-30 ecotype Madison, WI linkage group LG2, Vvil1.0, whole genome shotgun sequence genome and encodes:
- the LOC131647259 gene encoding bidirectional sugar transporter SWEET7b-like, with the protein product MVSASIARNIVGIIGNVISFGLFFSPAPTFYKIIKKKDVEEFKPDPYIATVLNCAFWVFYGLPFVHPNSLLVVTINGVGLVFEFVYLTIFYAYANNKGRKKLLLYLLIEAIFFAVIVLITMLALHGTTNRSLVVGIICDIFNIMMYVSPLTVMAKVIKTKSVEYMPFWLSLANFLNGLCWTSYALIHPLDIYVLISNGIGVISGLVQLLLYAYFWCKGGKKIDVGDDHVPKPTEVAV